One region of Halomicrobium sp. LC1Hm genomic DNA includes:
- a CDS encoding GMP synthase subunit A, with protein MTQIAVIDNHGQFTHLEQRALRDLGVDAELVDNDTPPGEIEADGLVLSGGPDMDRIGNCPAYLDMDVPILGICLGMQLMADQLGGRVGGGEYGGYADVTVQIDDDEDPLIGSLAPETRVWASHADEVKEVPDGFERTAQSDVCNVEAMSNGTDRFGVQWHPEVAHTEEGEEVFENFLAVCNGE; from the coding sequence ATGACTCAGATCGCCGTCATCGACAATCACGGCCAGTTCACGCACCTCGAACAGCGTGCGCTGCGCGACCTCGGCGTCGACGCGGAACTCGTCGACAACGACACGCCGCCCGGCGAGATCGAGGCCGACGGCCTCGTCCTCTCCGGTGGCCCCGACATGGACCGCATCGGCAACTGCCCGGCGTACCTCGACATGGACGTACCGATTCTGGGAATCTGTCTGGGGATGCAGCTGATGGCCGACCAGCTCGGTGGCCGCGTCGGTGGCGGCGAGTACGGCGGCTACGCCGACGTGACAGTCCAGATCGACGACGACGAGGACCCGCTGATCGGATCGCTGGCCCCGGAGACGCGCGTCTGGGCGAGCCACGCCGACGAGGTCAAGGAAGTGCCCGACGGGTTCGAACGCACCGCACAGTCCGACGTGTGCAACGTCGAGGCCATGAGCAACGGGACCGATCGCTTCGGCGTCCAGTGGCACCCCGAAGTCGCCCACACCGAAGAGGGAGAGGAAGTCTTCGAGAACTTCCTCGCCGTCTGTAACGGAGAGTAG
- a CDS encoding DUF2070 family protein, whose product MTATQGNLAGLSRFIFRAPRWYTSVTFALVLAAVTGIAAFDSRFILDDAWQGVFFVGIPTVLASVGTAYVDNALGGQLTPNRASLLALFCELIVIAFVVGAGVVSVLTAFDQEFVLDSLLVSLAAIFALRLLVVIAVSRRSLPIAAIAASIQPAAAAALLAVYTGATSALLDDPTLRRFLSRPDHAPPELQFLQPVDFGLLAVMCVLYAGAVWLFLVLLDRPWRSSLGVSVLDFIQGFIGHIAEGSRELEDFFEELGEEALVPVTVLSVRRPDGEEKARFVLPMIHPGPMGEIGGGNLPRRVATEADGLAFPPHATAGHDFNLVTEREVDAILAAARSAYRDLEYTDQATASQRVEEGDASLLGQAVGDDAVIVSTFAPGFADDVEYAVGLSAAAEARAGSLDEILLVDAHNSNDGLEGEDLGHVVPGSERSFDMIDGAGKLGAELAAADRGRLRCGVAWDETPWEPQEGIGPLGIRVAVFEVAGTRTAYVLIDGNNMEPGLRGDILAELDGVDDAEVMTTDTHIVNTVEAENQVGSSIPDDELIALIAELTERAIDDLEPVEAGMASEKATVTVFGNDRTETLASTANAVVSLGGALAVTFILTVFTVSIGIFLVTGG is encoded by the coding sequence ATGACAGCGACGCAAGGAAACCTCGCGGGGCTCTCGCGCTTTATCTTCCGGGCACCGCGCTGGTACACGAGCGTGACGTTCGCGCTGGTGCTGGCGGCTGTCACGGGCATCGCCGCCTTCGACTCGCGGTTCATCTTGGACGACGCCTGGCAGGGCGTGTTCTTCGTGGGCATTCCGACCGTCCTCGCGAGTGTCGGCACGGCCTACGTCGACAACGCTCTGGGCGGACAGTTGACGCCCAATCGCGCGTCGCTGCTGGCGCTGTTTTGCGAACTGATCGTCATCGCCTTCGTCGTCGGTGCCGGCGTCGTCTCGGTGCTGACGGCCTTCGACCAGGAGTTCGTCCTCGATTCGCTGCTGGTGAGTCTCGCCGCGATCTTCGCACTCCGTCTGCTGGTCGTGATCGCCGTCTCCCGGCGCTCGCTCCCGATCGCAGCGATCGCCGCGAGTATCCAGCCGGCGGCGGCAGCCGCGCTGCTCGCGGTGTATACGGGTGCGACTTCGGCGCTGCTCGACGATCCGACGCTCCGACGATTCCTCTCGCGGCCGGATCACGCACCGCCGGAGCTACAGTTCCTCCAGCCGGTCGATTTCGGGCTACTCGCGGTCATGTGCGTGCTGTACGCCGGTGCGGTGTGGCTCTTCCTCGTCCTGCTGGATCGCCCGTGGCGCTCCAGTCTGGGCGTCTCGGTGCTGGATTTCATCCAGGGCTTCATCGGGCACATCGCCGAGGGGAGCCGCGAACTGGAGGACTTCTTCGAAGAACTCGGCGAGGAGGCGCTCGTCCCGGTGACGGTGCTGTCGGTTCGCCGCCCGGACGGCGAAGAGAAGGCCCGCTTCGTCCTCCCGATGATCCATCCGGGACCGATGGGCGAGATCGGCGGCGGGAACCTCCCCAGACGGGTCGCTACCGAGGCCGACGGGCTCGCCTTCCCGCCCCACGCCACCGCGGGTCACGACTTCAACCTCGTCACCGAACGCGAGGTCGACGCGATCCTCGCGGCGGCGCGGTCGGCCTATCGGGACCTCGAATACACCGACCAGGCGACGGCGAGCCAGCGAGTCGAGGAGGGTGACGCGTCGCTGCTGGGCCAGGCGGTCGGCGACGACGCCGTGATCGTCTCGACGTTCGCGCCGGGGTTCGCCGACGACGTGGAGTACGCCGTCGGCCTCTCGGCGGCGGCCGAAGCGCGGGCTGGCTCGCTGGACGAGATCCTGCTGGTCGACGCCCACAACAGCAACGACGGTCTGGAAGGCGAGGACCTGGGTCACGTCGTCCCCGGCAGCGAACGCTCGTTCGACATGATCGACGGAGCCGGGAAACTCGGCGCGGAACTGGCCGCCGCCGACCGTGGCCGGCTCCGCTGTGGCGTCGCCTGGGACGAGACGCCCTGGGAACCCCAGGAGGGGATCGGGCCGCTCGGGATCCGCGTCGCCGTCTTCGAGGTCGCGGGGACCAGAACCGCCTACGTCCTGATCGACGGCAACAACATGGAGCCGGGGCTGCGGGGTGACATCCTCGCCGAACTCGACGGCGTCGACGACGCAGAGGTGATGACGACCGACACCCACATCGTCAACACCGTCGAGGCGGAGAATCAGGTCGGCAGCTCGATTCCCGACGACGAGCTGATCGCGCTGATCGCCGAGTTGACCGAGCGGGCGATCGACGACCTCGAACCCGTCGAGGCCGGGATGGCCAGCGAGAAGGCGACCGTCACGGTCTTTGGCAACGACCGGACCGAGACCCTGGCCTCGACGGCCAACGCCGTCGTCTCGCTGGGCGGCGCGCTCGCGGTGACGTTCATCCTCACCGTCTTCACGGTCAGTATCGGAATTTTCCTCGTGACCGGCGGATAG